AAGATATAAAAAAACAGATTTTCGAAGATCAGGCGAATAGCACTGCAGAAAAAATTGTGCAACTAGCTAATTTGGATAAAGCATATCAAATTGTGGTTACTGAATTGGTAGGTAGTAACTAGATCGCAATAAAACACCCCTGACCTTAATGTGTCAGGGGCGTTACTATGTTATAAAGAATCTTTAATCACACGCTTGTAATTCAATACGGAAAGTAAGCCAAATATAGAATATAGTGCCGTATAGATGAACATCACAATAATCGTGGGCGCCAGCATTTCAGTACCGAATAAGAACCAGCCAGATTTCACCGCGAAATAGCTGTGGAAGAGACCAACGACTAACGGAATACCGAAATTAAATAGCTGCTTTCGTTGAACCCCTTTTAGCAAATCTGTTTGTGTATAGCCCAGTTTACGAAGAATAGTGTAGTTCGATTTTTCATCTTCACTTTCGTCCATTTGTTTAAAGTATAAGATGCAGCCAGAAGTGACAAGGAAAGCAAGGCCGAGGAATCCTACAATAAACATCATCATACCTGCGCCTTGCATTTGTTTTGTTCTTTCCTCAAACTTCGATTCATGTCCTGCCCAGTCGTTTATTCCCAACACATTAAATATATCATTCGCTTTTTCTAGATCGTCTTCATTCTCGATATCCACTCCATGATACTTAGTGAATTCCGATGTTATGGAAGGATCTTTATCTTCATTCATTTTCCTAAATACTTGAACATCTACTACCGCGACGACAAAAGCATAGGTCACACGCGTCGGAAGAACGGCTACCTTTTCTGTCCCTTTTAGTGTCAGATCATATATATGTTCTGTGCCTCGAAATACGACTTGCTGATTCGCTTGGAATTTCATGAAGTTTTGCGTCAAACTATCGGAGTTGACGAAGAGCACTTCCTTTTCTGCTACGTCTATCTCCGACAATCCCTCATCACTAATGACAATCATTTCTGTTTCGGTATAACTCACATCTTGACTATCCCCACCCGGAATAGATAGAACTCTCGATAAATCAACAGGTGTAGTCAATAGATCAATAGCTGTCTCTGTATAGGCAATGCTTTCACTTTCAAGTGCCTGTGTAAATTCCATTGCACGTGTAGTATCAGGAATAGTAAAGTCGGCCGGAATAGTTCGCTCTACTGACTTCTCTACTGAGTAGTATGATATATAACTTAACGACAGTAACGCTATGGATAGCGCAGATAATGAAGTAATAATCATTAATAAAAATGAATTCGATTTCATTCGAAACATAATTGAAGAGAGAGACAGCACGTCGTTAACGTTCAGATATCCTCCTTTACGTTTACGAATCAAGTTAAAGATAAAGCTAACGGAGCCTTTATAGAACAAATATGTTCCCATGACGACAGAAGCTAGTATGATAATCATCACCAGAAATAGCTGATCGCCTAGGAACACACTACTAAATAATCGGGATGATAAATAATAGCCGAATACAATGAGTAGAATACCGAACACACCGACAACCGCCTGGAATATTGTCATCTTTTTGACCCGCTGTTGCGTCACAGTTGTTACACGGAACAAAGATAATATACTTTGCCGTTTAATGAATAGCGCATTCATGATCAAAATTAATACAAAGATTGCCGCAAATACAATCAGTGTCCGAACCAAAGCTTCTGATGAGAAACGTAAAGTTGCAATATCCGTTACACCAGTGACCTTAAATAGAATAAGCATGAGTAATCGTGACATCGAAAATCCTAAGAGTATCCCTATAACGAGAGAGCCGATATATAACACGAAATTCTCTACACTTAAAATACGGAAAACGGTTCCTTTCGTCATCCCGATCAATTGGAATAATCCTATCTCCTTACTGCGTCGTTTAATGAATAGATTGTTAGCATATAGCAAGAATACAGACACGATCACAATTAGAAAAACTGAACCTGTTTTAATAGCTGCAGCACCTTTCACTCCTCCTGTTGCATCGTCCAATGCTGGATCGAATTGCAGCGTGACAAATGAAAAATACAAACCTACGCTAAAAACCAAAGCAAAGATATACACATAATAATGCTTGATATTTTTCTTGATATTGCGGAAAATCAGCTGATTAAGCGTCATGTTGCACACCACCCAACACACCTTGCGTTTTGATGATGTCATTAAAAAATTCGTTACGCGTTTGGTCTCCTTTATTCAGTTGCGTGTAGATTTGTCCATCTTTGATGAACACTACACGCTCACTAAAACTTGCGGCGAGAGGATCATGAGTAACCATGACGATAGAAGCATTTCTCTTCATATTGAGATCACTTAGTTTGTTCAACAAATCGGATGCTGCTTTTGAGTCAAGAGCGCCTGTTGGTTCATCCGCAAAAATGATGCTCGGATCATGGATAAATGCTCGTGCGGCAGACGTTCTTTGCTTTTGACCACCTGAAATTTCATTTGGATATTTAGTAGCAATTTCGGAAATACCCAATTCCTCCGCCACTGCAAGGAATTTTTCATTGGCTAGTTTTCTTGATACTTTCTGCACCGATAGTGGAAGCAGTATGTTTTCTTTTACTGTTAACGTATCGAGTAGGTTATAGTCCTGAAAGATGAAGCCCAAATGACGTTTTCGGAATTCCGCCATTTGCTTTTCTTTCATATCGTTGAGGTTCTGCCCTTCTATACTGATCGTTCCCTGGCTAACGCGATCAATGGATGAAAGGACGTTCAGGAGAGTTGTTTTCCCCGATCCCGATGCCCCCATAATGCTGACGAATTCACCTTTTTGTACTTCAAGGTCCAACGCGCGTAACACTTCCTGTTTATTGAATTTATTGCCGTATGTTTTATAGATTTTCGTTGCTTGTAAAATTACCATATCCATCACTCCTTGTGTATTCTATCTTAATCAATGTACAAATTTTTCTCCTGTCTTTGATATGACAATTAGAAAAAGCATGTGACGATACTGTCACATGCTTTTACATACGCGCTATACGTATCATTTCGTTTTCTTTTGCAAAGATCAAAGAGAACCGCGTACCTTTTCCTACTGTTGACTCTACTTTAATTGTAATCAAGAGAGATTCTGCTACTTGTTTTGCTAAGTACAGCCCCATTCCTGTAGCCGCATGATTTTGATGGTTTGCTGTTCCAGTGAAGCCTTTATCGAAAATACGAGATACGTCTCTTGGCGCAATGCCCTGCCCAAAATCTTCAATCGATAACGTGGTGATGCCGTTCTGGCTAGTACACCGAATACGTATGTCCGAATCCTCACTGTATTTCACTGCATTCGTCAGTAATTGTCTACTAATGAAGCCAAGCCATTTGGCATCGGTCAGTACGTCTATTGTTTCCAATGATACATCAAAACCGATTCGTTTTTGCATACACCATTGCTTTAATGATTTTATCTCCTGAAATAGCAACTTCTGTACATCGACTTTTTCGATATACAAATCATTCTGGATGAATGGAATACGCTTTTGATGAAGTTGCTGATCCAGTAGCAAATGAATGCGAAGCCACTCATACATCAACTGTGAACGAAGCGCAGGATCTTCCGTACGTTCGATCATTAATTGCAACGTCGTCAAGGGCGTTTTCACTTCATGTATCCAATTCAATATGTCATCTTTTTCTTGCTCTAGATCGGTTTGCAATTTATCCAACTGGTTTTTATACACTTGAATTTGTTCGGAAATTTTTTCGTGAGTAATTGTTTCAAAAGGACTGTTAGCTTCAGGTATTGTAGTCAGATCGAATGATGGCTCTACTGAATGGATGTGTTTATAGTATTTTGTTTCTTTTCCATAACGTGCAACGATAAATAGAACGAAAGATAAAACGGAAATGAATGCTATATAGACAGTAGACGTAAATGGAACGCTCGTGTCTAAATAGCCCATTGCTAGAACGAGTAGTTGCAAGAAGAGGAAGAACAGTATCCAACTCACACGTTCTTTTAGAAATATTCGTATCATAATTGCTTTTCCTTTGCCATATACCCTTGCCCCACTTTTGTTTCGATCACATCTACCAAGCCAATCTCCGCGATCCGTTTACGTAAACGGTTGACGTTAACCGTCAGCGTATTATCACTAACAAAACGTTCATCATCCCAAAGACTTGTGATGATTTCTTCCCTTGATACGATTTCATTCTTTCTTTTTATTAATATTTTTAGAATGTATATTTCATTTTTCGTCAACTCAATAGTCCCGTTCTCATTAGTGAGCGTACCTTTCACAAAATCCACAGCGGCATCACACCACGTTTTCACTTCTAAAGTCTGATCGATACTATAGTTATACACACGGCGTAATATTGCTTGAATCTTTGCGATCAATACGTCAAAGTGAAACGGCTTTTGAACGAAATCATCAGCTCCGAGTTGCATCGACATCACTATATCAGTCGGATGATCCCGTGAAGATAGAAAAATAATTGGGACATTCGAATGCGTTCGAATCATCCGGCACCAATGGAATCCATCGAACTTTGGTAATTGAATATCGATTATTACAAGATCCGGTTTGATTTCCGTGAATTCTTGCAGTACGTTTCCAAAATCTCGGATCCCCTCCACTGAGTAAGACCATTGCGTTAAACGTTCTTTTATTTCCTCAAATAATGTTTGATCATCTTCGATTAGCATAATTGTAAACACTGAACTCACCACACTTTTCTTCATTGCTATTAGTTTATCCTATATACGGTCAGAATCAAAACAGCGTACAAGTGAAAGTACATCACTTGTACGCTGTCTTAATTTCTATTTCAAATAAAATAACCCACCACTTACTACTTCTACCGTAATCCGTGGCTTAAAACGTTCTTCCATGGCCTGCTTCTCCATCTCGTAACATTCAGGTTTAGGTTCTTGTCCCTCGTAGAAATAATCTAATACCGCTTGATCTTTCCTCCATCGCTTTTCTGCTTCCTCCACCCATGTCAGGTCTTCGTCTTCAATTATTTGAGAAATTACAGCATCCAATCGATCAAGCGCGCGAATAGGTGTGATGATATAAGGCAAATGAAATACTTGTTCAGATGACTGATCGGACAAATCCCGCATACTAACAGTCTCATGGAACTCTTTTATGACTGCCCCTGTCATCAAATTCATACCTACTGAATACAGTATCTCTTTTGTTTGATGACTGGTAAATGATACTTTATAATTGACACCGATCCAGGGAGTCAATATCAGTTGATCGCTAGTACCCTCCTCTGTACGTTCATACATTTTCACATATTGTCCCATTTCCTTAGTTACTTGAAATAATTGATGTAGCCGCGGAGATCCAAGGTGGATTACTTCCCCCTTCATTCCGTTTTGCAACTGTTGCATATCTGTAATTAACGTGAGCTGTGCGGGATTTGGTACTTCATTTACGCTTTCTATATACCTCCAATAAAAAGGACGGTTCATAATTCTTTTATCCATATCGATGGTCAACTGTACAGTTAGATAATGTTCGTTTCCATGAAGTATCTCACAGTCATTCTCCGTGAAAAATTTGTGAAGATACGTATGGATTTCCGTTGAATGCATTCATTTTCCTCCTCACATAGACCGTTCTTTCATTTCCAAAATATCATCTAATTCGCCCACTACTTGTTCAAATGTTTCAATCTTTCCTTGCAAAACATTCATCACATGATCATCAATCGTTTCTTTCACAGCCAGATTATAAATCTGTACATCGTGCTCTTGTCCTAATCGATGCACACGACCAATTCGCTGTTCTAACTTCATTGGGTTCCAAGGGAGATCGTAATTGATGACGTGATGGCAAAATTGCAAGTTAATTCCTTCTGCTCCAGACTCTGTTGCGATCAGCACTTGTGCTTGTTGCTTGAACAAATGCTTAATCCATTCACGGCTACTCTTGCTTAGCTTGCCATTGAAAATAACATTCGATATTCCATTTTCATACAGATAATCACTTAGATACAACTGTGTCATCCGATACTCAGTAAAAATAATTACTTTTTCATTCGCTTGTTTAATCAATTCCGTTGCCTTTTTAGCTTTTGAATGAATCGATAATTTCTCCAATTGTCTAATGACTTCTTCCACATGTGTAATTTCATCAACCTGTTTACATTCCGGCAATAACTTCCTCAATGTACCGATTGTCGCCTCGGGGCTACTACACATTTCCCTTTGTAATGTCATCGTAGAAAATGCACCTGAAAATACCGGTGATATTTGTTTCAGGTTGGATATGGCTGTGTAGGCTTGTCTTTCATAGTTTGTGAATGTGATTGGAACTGTATGAACTTTCCGCGTGGACCATTCTACACCCGTGTCTTGCCGCCTGTTTCGTACCATAACTTGGCTGACTAGTTCTTTTAAATAACTATCCCGTTCTTCATCACGATTTTTAGCAGAAAATACGGATGAAAACTCGTCATAGTTTCCTAAGTGACCTTGTTTGAGTAACGTCACTAGATAAAACAATTCAAACGTATCATTTTGAATCGGTGTAGCTGTAAGCAATAAACAAAATTTCTTTTTCAAACTTTGTACAAATTCATAGCTAATGGTCTTATGATTTTTTAACTTATGCGCTTCATCTACAATAATCAAATCATAGTCTTGCGCTACGATTTTCTCTTTATGCGGACTACGTTTGGCTGTATCCATACTCATGACGACTACGTCCACATAATCAAGCTCGTAATTCTTTTTGTACAGCAGCGCAGGGATGTGGAATTTTGTATACAACTCTTCCACCCATTGATTAACGAGCGAAGCAGGTACTAGAATTAGCACTTTTTTCACAAGGCCTCGCAGCAAGTATTCCTTAATGATGAGACCTGCTTCAATGGTTTTACCGAGCCCAACTTCATCTGCTAAAATCGCTTTGCCATTCATCTGTTCAATCACTCGTTCAGCCGCCTCTATTTGATGGGGTAACGGTTTTACGTTTGGTAAGTAAGCAAGTGACTGCAATCCAGTAAAATCTGTTATTAAATTATTTTTTGTGATGGCATAGCTCAAGTTATACAGAACTGAATTATTCCATGGTTCATGGTTTTCAAGTCGTTGAATAAATCCTTCTTTCCAAGAAGACGATCTTTCAATTAGCAATCCAATCACCTCAACTAGCTTATATGTTTTGATTAGAATACCCAGAATAGAAAATATTATGATAAGCAAAAAAGACCCTCCAGATGCTGAAGGGTTTTAGTTCTGGTATTTATCAGATTTCAAAAGCAATAAAGCTACCATTATCGGCAAAATCGGTTATATGAAGTACTCGGTCTGAAAATGATTCTGCGATCGTCGTATCTTTCCCGAGTGCTAATGTGAGCACATTGAATTCTTTTTGTTTTTTCTTCTCATTGAATTCAGTAAGAAAACTATCGCTAATTTCATCTTCTCCATCACTAACAAAAATAATATCCGCATGTTTGAAAGTGCTATCTTCCAGCACTTCAAGAGCTCCTTGCAGTGATAGTGTAAAGTCGGTTCCGCCACCTAAATATGTTCTGGCAAGTCGTGCAAGTTCATTTGAAGTGATATTCCCTTTAGTGAACACTTCTTTTTGAATGATTGTAGAAAATAATAGAACGCATAGATCCCGGCGTTGTTTCTTGGCGATTGATAGAAGCGCCAAGATGAATCCTTTTGACTGATTATCAAGCAACTTCATACTTCCTGATTGGTCCAGGCAAAAGATAATGGGGCCTTTGCCAAGATTCTCTCGCTTCTTCTGTTCAAACTGCATCGTGTTGCCCTCTGCAAAGCGGCGTAAGAAATCTTTTTTCGTCGAGCCATTTGCATATAATCCCAATTCCATCGGTAAGAGACGTTCTATTTCACTCCCAATAGTTACACCACGTCTCTCGATCGCCTCTACATAATTTGTCTTCTGCTTTTGACGCGCTACTTCTTGAAAACGACCAGCCCACTCTGCAATTTCTTGCATTTTCGGATCCATCGCGACTTGGTCTGCCACTGCAAGTTGTTCACGCAACGGCACTTTCTTTAACTCTGCGTCTCCTTTACCTGCACTGCTCCCACCCATCAGGGAAATTAGGCTGTCTTTTACTTTAATCGACTCTTCTACCGCTTCATCAATCGCTTGCAGAAATCGTTCGCCATTCGTTTCAAGTGTAAATTCGAGTTGATCATTTAACTGATCCGTAGCATCCGCTAGTTCTTGTATGGGGCCATTTTCTATTACGTCCTGTGGTTCATCTAAATGGTCAACTGGCACGTCATCTTGTAGCGCGTCTACGTCTTCCATTTTCTTCAGTAAGTCATCATCCATAGCTTTTGCTTCCGCTAGCCATAGATTGATTTTCTCAACTAATTTAACAGTGCAGACAGTTGCCGCCAGATCATCCAGTCGAGTAAAGTTTCTATATTCTTCAAAACGTTCATCTTTCATCAGCTTTTCTATAATCGTTTTGTTCGGTTTCAGTGCTGGATCTATTCGCTCTAGCACAATTCTTGGCTTCATTTTATATAGCGACGCCCAAACGTCACCAAGCAATGCTTCAGTAGTTGGCAATTGTCCTTCTTCCCTGACCTTTTGCAAACCGTCTGACATCTCAAACAATTCTTTAAAGCGCCTTTTATCAAATGCATCTGTATTCAGTACGGAGCGATGATCCCGAATAATTTTACTTCTTTTCATAGAATATCACTCCTTTTACATTCTGAAGAAGACTCCATGTTGCTCACCATTTCCATCCGTCTTTTCATTTGTTTCGCCATAGTAAGCCGCATCCATACGACTACTTTCTACTTCTTTTTTCAAGGAATTAATTTGTTCTTGTAAGTGGTCTACTTCAGCCGCACGGCTTCTATTTTTTTCTTTTAACTCATCTAACTCTGTTGATAAGGCAGAAATTTTCTGCACTGCTTCCATACCTGCTTCAGTTGACTGATCACGTACCGCGGAATCATAGATTTCATTCGCTTCGTTTTCAATGGCCGAAAGCCGTTGTGCTATACCATCTTGTGAATGTTTACGAACAATGTTGCAAACAGTCTCTTTTTGATCCAAAGTCTCCCAGAGTGCATTCTCAAGAATCACCAGATCATCCGTCTGTACAGACTCTCTTTGATGGATCAAGGCTCTCGCTTGTAAAATACCCAAAGATTGTTTGAATCGACGATCGGACGGCTGAATTCCTTCGTCTTGAAGTTCTCTTCGGATTGTAGATAATGTCTCATATACTTCATCAGGAATATGCACTCCGCTGGTCATCTGTTGAAGTTGCACTAAGTCATCCAGATGCATCGTCGGAATGTCGACATGTTCACCTTCATCTTTCATCATCGATACAAAGTTTGATTCATCCGCAATGAAATTAATTTCGAAACGTAACAGGAAGCGGTCAAATAATGCTTCGAGCCCTTCTCCTTCTTCAGGATATTCGTTAGACGCACCAATTACCGACATTAATGGGGCTTCAATAGGTTGTCCATCATTATAAAATAGTCTTTCGTTAATTAAAGTCAATAAACTGTTTAATATTGCAGAGTTTGCTTTGAAAATTTCATCCAAAAACACCAAATGTGCTTCCGGCATTTTCGTAGCAGTATTGCGCTTATATACGCCTTCTTCTAAATCTTTTAACGACAATGGTCCGAATACTTCTTCTGGGGTACTGAATCTTGTCAATAACCATTGAAAATAAGACGTACCATTGACGATCTTTGCCAACTCCACTGATAATGCTGATTTCGCTGTCCCCGCTGGCCCAATCATCAACATATGCTGTTTAGAAAGGAGAGCTACTAAAATTCCTTCTACTTCGTTTTCACGTTCAAAAAACTTTGCGTTTAATGCCTTTTTTATTTCATGTAACTTCTTTATATTCGTATCCATATAGACATCTCCTCAAATCATAATAGCGAATTATCGTTCTCTTTATGTAACAGTGTGACTGTAATATGAAGATTTTAACCGCTCATGCCGTAATTCTTTCATCACTCATGTACGAATCCACCTTGTATTCTTGTCTAACGTTATATACATAGTTAGAGCTTTGGATTTAGTAATCATGTATCGTAACCTGTCTACTTCTCTTACCCCTTTTAATCTTGATTAACTCCTCACACAAGTACTTTCTGAATGCAAGATGTCGATTGAAAGTAAAAGTACTCATGTTGTCATAATAAGTCATGAAGAAAAAATGATGTCGTCACACCTGCTTCTAAAGTAAAACTCAAAATAAACTTAGAAAAGTAAAACGATAACTACAGGTTCGAAGTAGAAATGATTCGCGTATCTCGATAAGTTAAATACCGTGATAACAAAAGAGGTTGAGGCAGAACAGAAAAAACGTAAAGGGAATGTCCTTTACGCTTTATTTCTGTTCTTATCAGTAAATATTTTTATATATTTTTTTAGAGTAACAGAGTGTACCGAAACGGAGAAAGGCCGACTCCTGAGGGATCAGCGTGCGTCTTGAGACCTTGGACAGGTGCCTTAATTTCTGCAAAGTACACAGAAATACGGCCAAGCGAACCCTACGTTGTTCGCTTGGCTCAAGCCACGCATGAAGATAGTTTACAGCCGTATTCCGATCAACTAAAACAGTTATTCGACCAAGTGACAGGAGGTCATCTGTTGATTTCACATAGAATCGCTTCTCTGTTTCTTCTTTTGTCTCCAAACACATGAAACACCTCTATTTAGTCAGCTTCCGACGGTAATCGCATTCCCTCGATTTTGTAAAGTAGATACTATACTCAATGCCGCCAGATAGCTTGTTTTAGGGTTATTTGGCATGGGTTCATTTTCAATTACTAAATTCATGTTACCGAAATCACCTTTTGCTTCAATAGTATGTGTGTTTTGTTGAACTTTCGGGTCCGCTATAACGCGTACTGCCGTCTTATCCGCGCCAAGTCCTGCAATCGATAATAATAATGCCACATTGACGTTTTTAGGAAACTTTTCAATAGCATCTATTGCTGCACCATCAAAAATGCATTCTTCTACATATTTCACATCCAGTCCCAGTGATTGGTAGGACTTCCTAGTTGTAATCCGTACTTCTTTTAATCCACCCAATGAGTTGGCTGATTGTAGAAGATCCAGTCCACCAATCGCCCCTGAAGGTAGATAAATATGTTGCTGATTCTGCCGTGCGACTTCTTTCATTTCATTCAAAAACCCGACATCTTTAAGTGCCCCGATACTACTCAATATCAAGTCTTTCTTATTGTCCAGCACTTCTTCCATATGCTCCATCGCCACTCCCACCGTTGCAGCTTCCACGACTACATCGACAGGTGATTGAATGAACTCCTGAAAGTTTGTATAGAACTTTGCGCTATACTGTGATTCTAGCCTAGGTCCTACTTTTTGATTACGTCCGAATATCGAGACAATTTCAGCGTCTACTTTGCCATTCCTATTGATACTTTCTAATAGATACTGCGCAATATTGCCAGTTCCAATTATGCCGATTTTCATTTTACAACACCTCTTTCATCAGTATATATACTATTCCAAGAAATAGCTGACTTTCTATTACCATACCCTTCCCATACATAAACGACACAAGGACGGAATAAGATGATACGGATTTAGATAGATAAACTAGGGGGTATGTAGGGATGGCTAGTTATACAGATAATTACGAACGAGATACGTACGGTCTTATCGATTTTTGGGTGCGTAATAACTTCGAACATGGAGAGTTTTTCGATCGAGAAATCAGTCACCACGAGCTGGAATTAGCACGCGCCAATCAAGAAATGATTGACCGCATGGGAAAAATCTTTAAAAAGACTGAATCCAAAACTGGCGATATCGGATTAATTATCGATGAGGCAAAAAGCTCTACAAAAGAATTCGCTGATCTACTAATTCACACGATGGATCGCGCATTGCATTGCGACGTTATTATTTCAACTCCTACTTCCCTTCTGGATCACATGATTCGAGAAGCTGAAGAAGCAGAGCGTGTGTTCAAATTAATTGAAACGAACTCTTACATTACGC
This window of the Sporosarcina ureae genome carries:
- a CDS encoding DUF2935 domain-containing protein; this translates as MASYTDNYERDTYGLIDFWVRNNFEHGEFFDREISHHELELARANQEMIDRMGKIFKKTESKTGDIGLIIDEAKSSTKEFADLLIHTMDRALHCDVIISTPTSLLDHMIREAEEAERVFKLIETNSYITPADATLHENNFWLRQMLDHLIFISHYVDASNYELHDQVRAMTRKFENLLLQAQSLKTIIRRPRNEVPPVLNTFNQMVIKEAKALEAFKLELSELIKACAAVTTAPPDLLEHIAREAHHLWKNLEDQVVN